TGAAAGTTTGACCATCAGGAGAAATAGCTAAAGCATTCACTGCTGCTGAGTGACCTTTAAGAGTTTGTACACATCTCCAAGTTTCCGGGTTTTTGGTTGTTTGCAGTATGATTTTAGGTTCAATTTTAGGAGGTTGAGATTGAGGAGGAACAACTGGCTTTTTTACTTTCGCTTTGAGTGCTTTTAACTCATCCTCAATTTCCCAAGCTGCAAATTTTTGATGCAGATCATCACCACATAAAAATAAATCTAACTCAATCAGTGCTGCGGAATAGTAGTCCATTTGTAAGACTTTTTCTTCCATCCTTCCAAAAACCTCAAAAGGAGTTTCCTTAACTTGAGATTCGTCTAATATTTTAGCAATACCATAAGCCGCGAGTCCCACCACTGCACCAATTCCCGCCATTGGAACTACACCAATACCAAATGCTAACCCGATTTTTGGTGCAACGAATCCCATCCCACCGACAACGCTAGCCACCCCAACACCACCAACTGCACCAATTCCCATTGCACCGTATGCGGCTGTATCCCCCTCTGTGATGCCTTGGAATGCACCATAAACAGCCGCACCAGCCACAGCGCCAGCCGCAACTACGGGAGTTACCCCAATTCCTACACCGCCAAAGCCGCCGACAATTCCGATTCCGCCAACTGTGGAGGATATACCTGCACCTGCGATACTTCCGCCGACGATAAATGCTGCACCTGTTTGGGAAGTTGATTTCATGTTGATTTAAGGACTTGTAGAATAGGAAGTAATTTGAGTAAATTGGTTTTGAGAATTTAATTTTAAATGAGTTTCTTCTAAATAATAAGTATCATCTCCTTGATAAAAAAGTTGACTATACAATTTTATTTGGTCTTAGGTTTTTTCGGTTTTTTTATAATCTTATCCAGAAGTAAATTATTAGACTTGTTTGTGCTGTTGTTATCAGTATTGAATGAACTTTCGCTTCCTGTAAAGGTTCCCTGATGGTAGACGTGTAGAATTGCTCTGAAATTTTGTGTAAAATACAGCATTCCGCTATTTTAAATTTTGAGATCACAAATTGCGCTTAATATGACTTCAGTTTCTCCTCACAAAAAAGCCAAAGCCCTCAAATCTACTAGTCGCCGCCCGGCGAAAGAACTCTGTAGCGAGTGCGGACTGTGTGATACATACTATATTCATTATGTCAAGGAAGCCTGCGCTTTTATTAATCAGCAGATAGGGGGACTTGAAGAACAAACCCACAAGCGATCGCGTGACCTAGATAATGAAAATGAACTATACTTTGGTGTTCATCAAGACATGATCGCCGCCCGCAAACAGCAGCCCATAGAAGGCGCACAATGGACAGGTATTGTCAGTACCATTGCCATTGAAATGCTGAATCGCGGCTTAGTTGAAGGTGTTGTCTGTGTCCAAAACACCAAAGAAGACCGCTTTCAACCCATGCCAGTTATCGCCCGTACCCCAGAAGAAATACTGGCAGCTAGAGTAAATAAACCAACATTATCGCCCAACCTTTCTGTTTTAGAACAAATAGAAAAATCGGGGATGACACGGTTATTAGTCATTGGTGTAGGTTGCCAAATTCAAGCCCTGAGAGCCGTAGAAAAAGAACTAGGCTTAGAAAAACTCTATGTGTTGGGTACACCCTGTGTAGATAACGTTACCCGCGCCGGACTGCAAACATTCTTAGAAACCACTAGCCGTTCACCTGATACAGTGGTGCATTATGAATTTATGCAAGACTTCCGAGTTCACTTCAAACATGAGGATGGTTCCAGCGAAACCGTGCCATTCTTTGGTTTGAAGACTAATAAACTCAAAGATGTGTTTGCACCTTCCTGTATGACTTGCTTTGATTATGTTAATTCCCTAGCTGATTTAGTTGTGGGTTATATGGGCGCACCCTTCGGCTGGCAGTGGATTGTAGTCAGAAATGATACAGGAAAAGAAATGCTGGATTTGGTGCAAGACCAGTTAGACACTCAGCCGGTGATGTCTCAGGGGAACAGGAAAGAGGCTGTGCAACAGAGTATTCCTGCTTACGATAAGGGCGTGACTCTGCCGATGTGGGCGGCGAAATTGATGGGTGTGGTGATTGAAAAAATTGGACCGAAGGGTTTAGAGTATGCGCGGTTTTCCATTGATTCCCATTTTACGCGGAATTATTTGTATGTGAAGCGCAATTATCCTGAGAAGTTGGCGGCTCATGTGCCGGAGTTTGCTAAGAGGATTGTGGGGGGGTATAAGTTACCCGAGTAAGATGTCACGCAGAGGCGCAGAGGCGCAGAGAGGAGGAGGTTTTTTAGAGGTTATTAACTACTCGTGAAATTCCTTCTTTGATGAGTGAGACGTTGAAGTTGATTAGCAATCCCACTCGTTTATCAGCAAGTCGGAGATAGGTTAGTAGCTGTTTGTGGTGTACTGGATGAACGGTTTCTACGGATTTGAGTTCAACAATTACTTTATCTTCGACAATTAAATCAGCCCGAAAACCTTCATCCAAGCGTATACCCTCATACATGACTGGAATCAATACCTGTCTCCTCACTTGTAACTTGCGCCTCCGTAACTCCAAATCTAAAACTGTCTCATAAACAGATTCCAACAACCCAGGCCCCAAACTCACATGAACCCTGTAAGCAGCATCCACAATCTCCCCCGTAATCTCATTCTCAATCATTCCTCTCCGCGCCTCTGCGTCTCTGCGTGAGACAATCTTAACTCATACCCACAGCATCCATCGCCGCTTCTAATGCGATCGCCACATGAGTCCAATGAGTCCCCCCCTGACAATAAACCACATAAGGCTCTCTTAAAGGTCCATCCGCCGAAAACTCCAAAGTACTCCCCTCAATAAACGTCCCCCCAGCCATCACTACCTGGCTCTCATACCCCGGTATCTCATCGGGAATAGGTTCCAGATAAGAACCAACTGGTGAATGCTGCTGAATCGCCTTACAGAAAGCAATTAACTTGGCCGCAGAACCCAATTTAATCGCTTGAATCACATCTCCACGAGGCGCGAGGGGTGCGGGATTTACGGGATAACCCAATTTATCAAATACATAACCAGTTAAGTGAGTCCCTTTCATCGCCTCCCCGACCATCTGGGGAGCTAAAAATAAGCCTTGGAAGAGCAGCCGATTTTGGTCAAAGGTCGCACCACCATAACTACCAATACCAGGAGCAGTTAAACGACAAGCTGCGGCTTCTACTAAGTCAGCCCGACCAGCTATATAACCGCCTGCGGTGACAATCGTTCCCCCAGGATTTTTAATTAATGACCCCGCCATTAAATCCACACCCACATCTGTGGGTTCTCTGGTTTCAATAAATTCACCGTAACAGTTATCGACAAAGCAGACAGTGTTCGGGTTTTGCTGTTTAACTAAATGAACGATTTTTTCTATATCCGCTATTGATAAACTCGGCCGCCACGAATAACCACAAGAGCGTTGGATTAATACTAAACGGGTATGGTCAGCTACGCTATGACTTAAGGTTTCCCAATCTATAGTTCCTTCGGCGGTTAGCTCCAATTGGCGGTAATTTATGCCAAACTCAATAAGGGAGCCTTGGCCTTTACCCCGTAAACCAATGACTTCTTCGAGCGTATCGTAGGGAGAACCGACCACTGCTAACATCTCATCTCCAGGACGGAGAACACCAAATAAGCCGCACGCGATCGCATGAGTTCCAGAAACGAACTGCACCCGCACGGCCGCAGCTTCAGCGCCCATAACTTCGGCAAAAACTTTATCTAAAGTTTCTCGTCCTAAATCATCGTGACCATAGCCACTAACACCCGCAAAATGGTGTGCGCCTACACGGTGATTACGAAAGGCATCTAGGACTCGTTTGAGATTATGCTTGACCTGAGCGTCAATTCCAGAAAAAATCTCTATTAGTGCCTGTTCTGCTTGCCGCATCTGTTCTAAGCTGTTCATTAGTTCCTCTTTTAGAAAAAATTATAGATATGCGGATTTTCAAACCCCGCAGATTAGGTTAGACAATTTCAATCGGGTTATTGCATGACAATTGCTACTTCAACGAAACTTCAAATTAACTGGGTAAATACCCTGTTTTTCCTAGCCTTGCACATCGGCGCTTTGTTCGCTTTTCTTCCCAGTAACTTTAGCTGGAATGCCGTTGGTGTAGCTTTATTGCTTTACTGGATTACAGGTGGACTGGGGATTACTCTCGGATTTCACCGTCTAGTTACTCACCGCAGTTTTCAAACTCCCAAATGGCTGGAATATTTCTTGGTCTTTTGCGGGACTTTGGCCTGTCAAGGTGGACCAATTGAGTGGATCGGGACACATCGCATTCATCACGTACATTCTGATACTGACCCAGATCCCCACGATTCCAATAAAGGCTTCTGGTGGAGTCATATCGGTTGGTTAATTTATCACTCTCCCTCTCACGCTGATGTTCCTCGTTTTACCAAGGATATTGCCGAAGACCCAGTTTATCAGTTTTTACAAAAATATTTCATTTTGGTTCAGGTAGCACTGGGTTTATTACTCATGTATCTGGGTGGCTGGTCTTTTGTGGTTTGGGGCGTGTTTGCTCGCATTGTGTGGGTTTACCATTGCACCTGGCTGGTGAACAGCGCTACTCACAAATTCGGTTATCGCAGTTATGATTCAGGCGATCGCTCCACAAACTGCTGGTGGGTCGCTGTGCTAGTATTCGGCGAAGGCTGGCATAATAACCACCATGCTTTTCAATACTCAGCTCGTCACGGGCTGGAATGGTGGGAAATCGATTTAACTTGGATGACAGTTCAATTACTGCAATCACTTGGTCTGGCGACTAATGTCAAGTTAGCTGCCAAAAAGCAGTAATTTCCAGGTTATTGGTTAATAGTGGATAAATACAGAATTTATTCACTATTGGCTAAAAAGGAATTTTTCCGAGGAACTAATAACCATTCACTATTTCAGAAAATTATCAACTACAGCTATTTAATAGTGCGCTTGTGTAGCTGAGGTTGTTATAATCTGAGACGCTAATGTTAAGAAACTTTGCGCCTAGCCACTTTTTTGGTGACTTGGCTGTGAAGCATACTGTTTTCCAGGTGTTCATGACTACATCAATAATCAACAGCCAGAAATTAGGTGAAGACCTTGGCGAACCCAACTTAAAGCTCAAAGATATTATCAAAACTTTGCCACGAGAATGTTTTGAAAAAAACAGTCGCAAAGCTTGGACACAAGCCATGCTCAGTGTCTTGATGGTCGCCTTGGGCTACTGTTTTCTGGCTATCAGTCCGTGGTTTCTCTTACCTGTAGCTTGGATTTTTACAGGGACTGCTTTAACAGGTTTTTTTGTAATTGGCCATGATTGTGGTCACAGGTCTTTTGCCAAACGTCGTTGGGTAAATGATTTAGTGGGACACATATTCATGGCTCCCTTAATTTATCCCTTCCACAGTTGGCGGATTAAGCATAATTATCACCATGCTCATACCAACAAACTGGATGAGGATAATGCTTGGCATCCCATTAGAACACACGTATTTGCCAATTGGACACCTTTTAGGCAGTTTGCCTTTGAAGGCTTCATGCGTAAGCGTCTGTGGTGGGTAGGTTCCATCGGACATTGGGCGTTGGTGCATTTTGATGCGCGGAACTTCAAAACCAAAGACCAATCCAGTGTTAAGCTGTCTGTGGCTGTAGTCGTGATATTTGCGGCGATCGCATTTCCTCTCCTAATTGCGACAACAGGTATTTGGGGATTTGTCAAGTTTTGGCTCTTACCCTGGATGGTATACCATTTTTGGATGAGTACCTTCACCATCGTTCACCACACTGCATCAGATGTTCCTTTTAACACAGCAAACAAGTGGAACGAGGCTTTGGCACAGCTATCAGGTACGATTCATTGTGATTATCCTCGTTGGGTTGAAATTTTCTGCCACGATATCAATGTCCACGTTCCTCATCATCTTTCCACTGCCATTCCTTCCTATAATTTGCGGCTAGCTTACAGCAGCATCAAAGAAAATTGGCAGCCTTATCTCCATGATGAATGTGAGTTCTCTTGGTCTTTAATGAAGCAAATCACAAACCAATGTCAACTGTATAAAACTGATATTGGCTATGAGACTTTCGACGAATATTACGCAGGAAAATAAATAGCAACCAACTTGTATTATTGTTGTTGCAATAGTTTTTAGTATCCTGTAAATTAAATAGATTCTGGTAATTCTTGATCTACTTACTATTCTTAGGTGAATTACCAGAGATTATCTTCTTGCGTATTAGTCCAAGCTGATACTAGAGATATGTCAAAAAAATCCGATTTATATTTCACCAAAGAATCAAGTGCAATCAAATACCGTCGCTTTCAATAATCCTGATGACTGTGAACCGTCTGAGGATATAACCAAACTCCCCTTTACTCTTCAGGATTTGAAAGCAGCAATACCTGCTGAATGCTTTCAGCCCAGTGTAACAAAATCCCTATTTTATTTCTTTCGTGACATCTTGATTATTGGACTGCTTTATGCAGTGGCTAATTACCTAGATTCTTGGTATTTTTGGCCGGTTTTCTGGGTCATGCAAGGAACAATGTTTTGGGCTTTGTTTGTAGTTGGACATGACTGTGGACACCAATCTTTTTCTAAGCACAAATGGCTGAATGATTTGATTGGACATTTATCTCACACGCCGATATTAGTTCCTTATCACGGTTGGAGAATTAGCCACAGAACTCACCACAAAAATACTGGCAACATTGATAACGATGAAAGCTGGTATCCTGTGTCAGAATCGCAGTATAAGGAAATGCCATTAGTCCAAAAGTTAGGCAGATATTATGTTTTTCTTTTGGCTTATCCGGTGTATTTATTTAAGCGTTCCCCAGGGAAGGAAGGCTCTCACTTTTCACCCAGTAGCCCACTTTTTAAGCCTTCCGAAAAATGGGATATTATCACTAGCACTGCACTTTGGATTGGTATGGTGGCTTTACTAGGCTTCTTTACCTTTCAATGGGGTTGGATGTGGTTACTAAAATACTACGCTATGCCTTACATTGTGTTTGTGATTTGGCTAGATTTGGTGACTTTTTTGCATCATACAGAGTCAGATATTCCTTGGTATCGTGGAGAAGATTGGACTTTCCTTAAAGGTGCGATTTCTAGTATTGATAGAGACTATGGTTTTATCAATCATATCCATCATGATATCGGTACTCATGTTGCTCATCATATCTTTCTGAATATGCCTCACTACAATTTGCTGAAGGCGACTGAGGCGATTAAACCAATTATGGGTGAATATTTCCACGAGTCTAAAGAGCCAATTTGGAAGTCTGTATGGCGTTCAGCTCTTAGCTGTCATTTTGTCCCGGATACAGGTAGTAAGGTTTACTACACCTCTAATCA
The window above is part of the Nodularia spumigena CCY9414 genome. Proteins encoded here:
- a CDS encoding Coenzyme F420 hydrogenase/dehydrogenase, beta subunit C-terminal domain encodes the protein MTSVSPHKKAKALKSTSRRPAKELCSECGLCDTYYIHYVKEACAFINQQIGGLEEQTHKRSRDLDNENELYFGVHQDMIAARKQQPIEGAQWTGIVSTIAIEMLNRGLVEGVVCVQNTKEDRFQPMPVIARTPEEILAARVNKPTLSPNLSVLEQIEKSGMTRLLVIGVGCQIQALRAVEKELGLEKLYVLGTPCVDNVTRAGLQTFLETTSRSPDTVVHYEFMQDFRVHFKHEDGSSETVPFFGLKTNKLKDVFAPSCMTCFDYVNSLADLVVGYMGAPFGWQWIVVRNDTGKEMLDLVQDQLDTQPVMSQGNRKEAVQQSIPAYDKGVTLPMWAAKLMGVVIEKIGPKGLEYARFSIDSHFTRNYLYVKRNYPEKLAAHVPEFAKRIVGGYKLPE
- a CDS encoding GxxExxY protein; amino-acid sequence: MIENEITGEIVDAAYRVHVSLGPGLLESVYETVLDLELRRRKLQVRRQVLIPVMYEGIRLDEGFRADLIVEDKVIVELKSVETVHPVHHKQLLTYLRLADKRVGLLINFNVSLIKEGISRVVNNL
- a CDS encoding aminotransferase class I/II-fold pyridoxal phosphate-dependent enzyme, which produces MNSLEQMRQAEQALIEIFSGIDAQVKHNLKRVLDAFRNHRVGAHHFAGVSGYGHDDLGRETLDKVFAEVMGAEAAAVRVQFVSGTHAIACGLFGVLRPGDEMLAVVGSPYDTLEEVIGLRGKGQGSLIEFGINYRQLELTAEGTIDWETLSHSVADHTRLVLIQRSCGYSWRPSLSIADIEKIVHLVKQQNPNTVCFVDNCYGEFIETREPTDVGVDLMAGSLIKNPGGTIVTAGGYIAGRADLVEAAACRLTAPGIGSYGGATFDQNRLLFQGLFLAPQMVGEAMKGTHLTGYVFDKLGYPVNPAPLAPRGDVIQAIKLGSAAKLIAFCKAIQQHSPVGSYLEPIPDEIPGYESQVVMAGGTFIEGSTLEFSADGPLREPYVVYCQGGTHWTHVAIALEAAMDAVGMS
- a CDS encoding acyl-CoA desaturase, with the translated sequence MTIATSTKLQINWVNTLFFLALHIGALFAFLPSNFSWNAVGVALLLYWITGGLGITLGFHRLVTHRSFQTPKWLEYFLVFCGTLACQGGPIEWIGTHRIHHVHSDTDPDPHDSNKGFWWSHIGWLIYHSPSHADVPRFTKDIAEDPVYQFLQKYFILVQVALGLLLMYLGGWSFVVWGVFARIVWVYHCTWLVNSATHKFGYRSYDSGDRSTNCWWVAVLVFGEGWHNNHHAFQYSARHGLEWWEIDLTWMTVQLLQSLGLATNVKLAAKKQ
- a CDS encoding fatty acid desaturase; this translates as MTTSIINSQKLGEDLGEPNLKLKDIIKTLPRECFEKNSRKAWTQAMLSVLMVALGYCFLAISPWFLLPVAWIFTGTALTGFFVIGHDCGHRSFAKRRWVNDLVGHIFMAPLIYPFHSWRIKHNYHHAHTNKLDEDNAWHPIRTHVFANWTPFRQFAFEGFMRKRLWWVGSIGHWALVHFDARNFKTKDQSSVKLSVAVVVIFAAIAFPLLIATTGIWGFVKFWLLPWMVYHFWMSTFTIVHHTASDVPFNTANKWNEALAQLSGTIHCDYPRWVEIFCHDINVHVPHHLSTAIPSYNLRLAYSSIKENWQPYLHDECEFSWSLMKQITNQCQLYKTDIGYETFDEYYAGK
- a CDS encoding fatty acid desaturase, encoding MQSNTVAFNNPDDCEPSEDITKLPFTLQDLKAAIPAECFQPSVTKSLFYFFRDILIIGLLYAVANYLDSWYFWPVFWVMQGTMFWALFVVGHDCGHQSFSKHKWLNDLIGHLSHTPILVPYHGWRISHRTHHKNTGNIDNDESWYPVSESQYKEMPLVQKLGRYYVFLLAYPVYLFKRSPGKEGSHFSPSSPLFKPSEKWDIITSTALWIGMVALLGFFTFQWGWMWLLKYYAMPYIVFVIWLDLVTFLHHTESDIPWYRGEDWTFLKGAISSIDRDYGFINHIHHDIGTHVAHHIFLNMPHYNLLKATEAIKPIMGEYFHESKEPIWKSVWRSALSCHFVPDTGSKVYYTSNHQK